Proteins from a single region of Pseudarthrobacter sp. NIBRBAC000502772:
- a CDS encoding GNAT family N-acetyltransferase — protein sequence MPEITLPIRTERLVLRRFEAADLDAFHAYHSLPETARFLPGEAKSYTKCMESVGKYANFVFEKEGDWICLAIEAVDGPGLLGEVVLKWLSGSGQGEIGWSLAPAARGKGYGAEAADAVLRLGFGELGMHRIEAKLDVLNTASAALCERLGMRLEARLVDKWHYKGQWATELVYAILEDEWRARSQ from the coding sequence ATGCCTGAGATCACTTTGCCCATCCGCACCGAGCGGTTGGTCCTGCGCCGGTTCGAAGCTGCGGACCTGGACGCCTTCCATGCCTACCATTCGCTGCCCGAAACGGCCCGCTTCCTGCCGGGGGAGGCCAAGAGCTACACCAAGTGCATGGAGTCCGTGGGCAAGTACGCCAACTTCGTCTTCGAGAAGGAGGGCGACTGGATATGCCTGGCCATCGAGGCGGTGGACGGCCCGGGACTCCTCGGCGAAGTGGTGCTGAAATGGCTTTCGGGCAGCGGGCAGGGCGAAATCGGATGGAGCCTGGCGCCGGCAGCGAGGGGCAAGGGCTACGGGGCCGAGGCCGCGGATGCGGTGCTGAGGCTGGGGTTCGGGGAGCTGGGGATGCACCGGATCGAGGCAAAGCTCGACGTCCTGAATACCGCCTCCGCCGCCTTGTGCGAACGGCTGGGCATGCGGCTGGAAGCCAGGCTGGTGGACAAATGGCACTACAAAGGCCAGTGGGCCACTGAGCTGGTCTACGCGATCCTCGAGGACGAATGGCGCGCCCGGTCCCAGTGA